The Sinomicrobium kalidii genome contains a region encoding:
- a CDS encoding SLC13 family permease: MISVRKLIFLLSGPLVFLLLQSLDNPPDGMPERAYDMLSITVWMAIWWITEVIPIGVTALLPIVLFPLTKAMDISATTASFGHKYIFLYMGGFMLAIAIEKWNLHKRIALHIIRIIGTNVSRIILGFMVATAFLSMWISNTATSVMMLPIGMSIVSQLKDNPLTETRENLIFGKALMLAIAYSASIGGIATLIGTPPNLVFAGFIEKTYHIEISFWNWTRFGLPISIVLLFIAWYYITRFAFNFKQKEFPGGREEINRLIRELGPMKKEEKTVLTVFMLTAFCWITRSFILQRFMPEIDDTIIAISSGILLFILPSGQKDKPVISWKEAVQMPWGIILLFGGGMALASGFEATGLASWFGSQVKLLDGISMFSLILIVVAAVNFITEVTSNLATTAMLLPILAPVAISLEINPYMLMVATTLAASCAFMLPVATPPNAVVFGSGYLKIPDMIKTGLWMNLLSILFLTLVVYLLLPVLWDFDPKDFSGLTD, from the coding sequence CTTCTATCAGGTCCCCTGGTCTTCCTGCTGCTCCAGTCTTTGGACAATCCGCCCGACGGAATGCCGGAACGCGCTTATGATATGTTGTCCATTACAGTCTGGATGGCCATATGGTGGATTACGGAAGTAATCCCTATCGGGGTTACCGCACTTTTGCCGATCGTTTTGTTTCCGTTGACGAAAGCAATGGATATCTCCGCGACCACCGCTTCTTTCGGGCATAAATACATTTTTTTGTACATGGGCGGGTTTATGCTGGCCATAGCTATTGAAAAATGGAACCTGCACAAGCGGATCGCCCTGCATATCATCAGAATTATCGGGACCAACGTTTCCAGGATAATTTTGGGCTTTATGGTGGCCACGGCCTTTTTATCCATGTGGATCTCCAATACAGCTACGTCTGTGATGATGCTTCCCATAGGGATGTCCATCGTTTCACAGCTCAAAGACAATCCGCTGACTGAAACCCGTGAAAACCTGATTTTCGGAAAGGCATTGATGCTGGCCATAGCGTACAGCGCCTCCATCGGGGGCATAGCCACCCTGATCGGGACCCCGCCCAACCTGGTATTTGCCGGGTTTATCGAAAAAACCTATCATATAGAGATCAGCTTCTGGAACTGGACGAGGTTCGGGTTGCCCATATCAATCGTTCTACTGTTCATTGCCTGGTATTACATCACAAGGTTTGCCTTTAATTTTAAACAAAAGGAATTCCCCGGGGGCAGGGAAGAAATAAACAGGTTGATCCGGGAACTCGGACCTATGAAGAAAGAGGAAAAAACAGTACTTACGGTTTTTATGCTCACGGCCTTTTGCTGGATCACAAGGTCTTTTATCCTTCAGAGATTTATGCCGGAAATAGACGACACTATCATAGCCATAAGCTCGGGGATATTGCTTTTCATTTTGCCTTCCGGCCAGAAAGATAAACCGGTTATCTCCTGGAAAGAAGCCGTTCAGATGCCCTGGGGAATCATTCTGCTGTTCGGAGGGGGAATGGCGCTGGCGTCGGGTTTTGAAGCTACGGGACTTGCTTCCTGGTTCGGAAGCCAGGTCAAGTTGTTGGATGGTATATCCATGTTTTCACTTATTTTAATCGTTGTCGCTGCCGTTAATTTTATTACGGAAGTAACCTCCAACTTAGCAACTACGGCCATGTTACTGCCCATTTTGGCCCCTGTAGCCATTTCCCTGGAGATCAATCCGTATATGCTCATGGTTGCCACCACCCTGGCTGCTTCCTGTGCCTTTATGCTGCCCGTGGCAACACCTCCCAATGCCGTGGTTTTCGGATCGGGTTATCTGAAAATCCCGGATATGATCAAAACCGGTTTATGGATGAACCTCTTGTCCATACTGTTTTTAACCCTAGTGGTCTATTTATTACTCCCTGTGCTGTGGGATTTCGACCCTAAAGATTTTTCCGGTTTAACGGATTAA
- a CDS encoding OmpA family protein, which translates to MKKYVLIGLCLIIGSMSFSQEVKKKRADRNYEDFGFIKARELYENLLEKGHESGDVYCRLGDTYYYNALYGEAREYYEKALSYEGETDPVYYYRYAKCLEAEGDYNKARTTLEKFYKLIGQPGAPGYSLSEELLENKPNSGRYNVTDAGINSAYADFGPAFGREGEVLFASARDTGIFMDRTHKWNEKPFLKLYEALVNNNGTLREPKQLKGDVNTKYHQSTPVITRDGQTMYFTRNNFTPGNYGKDEEGTNHLKIYRAKYEDGKWKEVEDLTINGEEFSTAHPALGPDDKYLYFASDRPGSKGMSDIFRTEILADGGFGPVENLGKTVNTVGRETFPFVAGDGTLYMASDGHPGMGGLDIFAVITGPFGEKQVINVGDPVNSRADDFGYIIDIENRKGYFSSNRNEETGFDNIYTFVQNTPLSIDAELCGHVRDIHTKAPLARTKVTLYDEDGEAKKEFETDDAGNFCIKVLAGKNYNTRYDKDGYRPHEEFVTKLDAGEKRELLIELEREDMIPGDDLAQKLDLNPIYFDFDKDNIRKDAAVELAKIIKVMQQYPGMVIEVRSHTDSRGSDNYNIRLSDRRARSTVKYIVAHGISPERVSGKGYGETQLVNECSNGVPCSREKHQLNRRSEFIIVEIRN; encoded by the coding sequence ATGAAAAAATATGTACTCATCGGATTGTGCCTGATCATCGGAAGTATGTCCTTTTCCCAGGAAGTCAAAAAGAAAAGGGCAGACAGGAATTATGAGGATTTCGGATTTATAAAAGCAAGGGAGTTATATGAAAATCTGCTGGAAAAAGGACATGAATCCGGGGATGTTTACTGCAGGCTGGGAGATACCTATTATTACAATGCCCTGTACGGAGAGGCCCGGGAATATTACGAAAAAGCGCTTTCCTATGAAGGGGAAACGGACCCGGTTTACTACTACAGGTATGCCAAGTGCCTGGAAGCCGAAGGCGACTACAATAAGGCCCGGACAACCCTGGAAAAATTTTATAAATTGATCGGCCAGCCGGGAGCACCCGGATATTCCCTGTCCGAAGAATTGTTAGAAAACAAGCCCAATTCCGGGAGGTATAACGTTACCGATGCCGGGATTAACAGCGCGTATGCCGATTTCGGGCCCGCCTTCGGCAGGGAAGGGGAAGTGCTGTTCGCTTCCGCCAGGGATACGGGAATTTTTATGGACCGAACCCATAAATGGAATGAAAAACCCTTTTTAAAACTGTATGAGGCCCTGGTCAATAACAATGGTACCCTACGCGAACCCAAGCAGCTCAAGGGCGATGTCAATACAAAATACCACCAGAGTACGCCCGTAATTACCCGCGATGGCCAAACCATGTATTTTACGAGGAACAATTTTACTCCGGGGAACTACGGAAAGGATGAGGAGGGCACTAACCATTTAAAGATATACAGGGCAAAGTACGAAGACGGAAAATGGAAGGAAGTGGAAGACCTCACCATTAACGGAGAAGAATTCTCGACTGCACATCCGGCGCTCGGCCCTGATGACAAATACCTGTATTTTGCCTCCGACAGGCCCGGTAGTAAAGGAATGTCAGATATTTTCAGGACAGAAATCCTGGCTGATGGTGGTTTCGGACCTGTGGAGAACCTCGGGAAAACGGTAAATACGGTAGGGAGGGAGACTTTCCCCTTTGTGGCCGGCGACGGGACACTCTATATGGCCTCCGACGGGCACCCCGGGATGGGAGGACTGGATATCTTTGCGGTCATCACAGGACCTTTCGGCGAAAAACAGGTGATCAATGTGGGAGATCCCGTAAACTCCCGGGCCGATGATTTCGGGTATATTATAGACATAGAAAACCGGAAAGGGTATTTTTCATCCAATCGGAACGAAGAAACAGGGTTCGACAATATATACACCTTTGTGCAAAATACCCCGCTTTCCATAGATGCAGAACTGTGTGGCCACGTGAGGGATATCCATACCAAAGCACCCCTTGCCCGGACAAAAGTCACGCTATATGACGAAGACGGGGAGGCAAAAAAGGAATTTGAGACCGACGATGCCGGAAACTTCTGTATAAAAGTACTTGCCGGTAAAAACTACAATACCCGGTATGACAAGGACGGGTACCGCCCTCACGAAGAATTTGTCACTAAACTCGATGCAGGCGAAAAAAGGGAATTGCTTATTGAACTCGAACGCGAAGATATGATCCCTGGTGACGATCTCGCTCAAAAACTGGACCTGAATCCCATCTATTTTGATTTTGACAAGGACAACATCCGGAAAGATGCTGCTGTAGAACTGGCTAAGATCATCAAGGTCATGCAACAGTATCCCGGGATGGTTATAGAAGTACGGTCGCATACCGACAGCAGGGGCAGTGATAATTATAATATCCGGTTGTCCGACAGGAGAGCGAGGTCTACGGTAAAATACATTGTAGCACACGGAATATCTCCGGAACGGGTCAGTGGAAAAGGATATGGCGAAACCCAACTGGTTAACGAGTGCTCCAACGGCGTACCCTGTTCCAGGGAAAAACATCAGTTGAACCGAAGGAGCGAATTTATAATTGTCGAAATTCGGAATTAA
- a CDS encoding PorP/SprF family type IX secretion system membrane protein, which yields MKKAVSVLIIFWSLSVFGQQEPQYTQYMYNTVSVNPGYAGTRGATSLFGLHRSQWVGLDGAPRTTQFSIHSPISYRGHGLGLSVVSDNIGPSRDTYVNAGFSYLLQLSHRTRLNLGLMAGGSFLEVDYNKLNLENNQDPDLTGKLNKFSPNVGVGAYLHSDKWYVGLSVPALLETRFYDDVEQSVAREKMHFYLIGGYVFDLGPSVKFKPATLVKAVNGAPLSVDLSANFLLQEKLTLGAAYRWDAAVSALAGFNITESLFVGYAYDWDTNGLGNYNSGSHEVFLRFEFISSSRNRMHSPRFF from the coding sequence ATGAAAAAGGCAGTATCGGTGCTCATCATATTTTGGTCACTGTCGGTTTTCGGACAGCAGGAACCGCAATACACACAGTATATGTACAATACTGTATCGGTGAACCCGGGATATGCGGGCACGCGGGGTGCAACCAGCCTGTTCGGCTTGCACCGTTCGCAATGGGTAGGTCTTGACGGAGCGCCGAGGACTACCCAGTTTTCGATCCATTCACCCATAAGCTACAGAGGGCACGGATTGGGACTATCTGTTGTGAGTGACAATATAGGGCCTTCACGGGACACTTATGTCAATGCCGGTTTTTCCTATCTGTTGCAGTTATCCCACAGGACCAGGCTCAACCTGGGGCTTATGGCAGGCGGTAGTTTCCTGGAGGTGGATTATAATAAACTGAATCTGGAAAATAACCAGGACCCCGACCTTACCGGAAAACTGAACAAATTTTCCCCCAATGTAGGAGTAGGGGCCTACCTGCATTCCGATAAATGGTATGTAGGTCTTTCAGTGCCCGCATTGCTCGAGACCAGGTTTTATGACGATGTAGAACAGTCGGTGGCACGCGAAAAGATGCATTTTTATCTGATCGGGGGCTATGTTTTTGACCTGGGGCCGTCGGTGAAATTCAAGCCTGCTACCCTGGTAAAGGCCGTCAACGGGGCGCCCCTTTCCGTAGACCTTTCAGCCAATTTTTTACTCCAGGAAAAGCTGACACTGGGAGCGGCCTACCGCTGGGATGCGGCGGTAAGTGCACTGGCCGGGTTTAACATTACGGAAAGCCTGTTTGTAGGATATGCTTACGACTGGGATACCAATGGCCTTGGGAATTACAACTCGGGAAGTCATGAGGTATTCCTGAGGTTCGAGTTTATTTCCTCTTCGCGTAACCGGATGCATTCGCCCAGGTTCTTTTAG